A single window of Pseudophryne corroboree isolate aPseCor3 chromosome 5, aPseCor3.hap2, whole genome shotgun sequence DNA harbors:
- the LOC134928119 gene encoding putative nuclease HARBI1: MSIHIAAEALPPQPTPALPPQPPAPQPQPAPHQPRQRRRARPPIFRTRVRLFGMPDDVVVRRYRLPPHLILDTLSIIESDLESEIRYPTAIPPLTQFLAVLHFLATGSFQHVVGDLVGMSQGQFSKVLRRVCQAFLKRVKQFIAMPLDVGALDVVKRQFAEGGSRFPHVIGVVDGTHVAIQPPKHNEEIFRNRKLFHSLNVMVVCGPSLQILSLNAKFTGSSHDAYVIRQSGIWQRLRSSQRPDMWLLGDRGYPCTPWLMTPYRNPRPGPQMAFNSALTATRQLVERTIGVLKGRFRVLHRTGGDIMYSPEMASKIVVLCAILHNIAVRSSVELPQAEELPDEEPGVVPRFGGGSVTRRGSQVRARIVAEYFS, encoded by the exons atgtcaatacatattgcggcagaagccctacctccccaacccacgccagcactcccaccccaaccgccagccccacaaccacagccggctcctcatcaaccaaggcaacggaggcgtgctaggccaccaattttcagaacccgtgtcagactttttgggatgccagatgatgtggtggtgcgtagataccggctgccaccacatctaatcctagacactctctccataatagagagtgatctggagtctgaaattcggtatcctacagcaataccaccattgacacaattccttgcagtgttacattttttggccacaggatcattccagcatgtggttggagacctggttggcatgtcgcagggccagttcagtaaggtcctgcgacgtgtctgccaggctttcctcaagcgtgttaagcaatttattgctatgcctttggatgttggtgccctagatgtggtgaagcggcaatttgcggaaggtggtagtcgcttcccacatgttattggggttgtggatggcacacatgtagctattcagccaccaaaacataatgaagaaatttttagaaacaggaaactgtttcattctctgaatgtaatggttgtttgtgggccatccctccagatcctttccctgaacgcaaagtttactggaagttcccatgatgcgtatgtcattagacaatcagggatatggcagagattaagatcaagtcaacgaccagacatgtggttattgg gagaccgtggatatccttgcaccccctggctcatgactccttaccgtaatcccaggccaggaccacagatggcatttaactccgcgcttactgccactaggcagctggtggagcgcacaattggtgtcctgaaagggcggtttcgtgttctccaccgcactggtggcgacatcatgtattcgccggagatggcaagtaaaatagtggtcctgtgcgcaatactccataatatcgcggtaaggagtagtgtagagcttcctcaggcagaggaattgcctgatgaggagccaggggttgtgccacgcttcggtggggggagtgtgacacggagggggagccaagtgagggcaagaattgtagcagaatatttcag ctga